From a single Erpetoichthys calabaricus chromosome 1, fErpCal1.3, whole genome shotgun sequence genomic region:
- the LOC114655131 gene encoding V-type proton ATPase subunit B, brain isoform, translated as MALKAIRGMVNGAMTELSSTVSSARAAGAREQAQAVSRDYISQPRLTYKTVSGVNGPLVILDQVKFPRYAEIVHLTLPDGTQRSGQVLEVSGAKAVVQVFEGTSGIDAKKTSCEFTGDILRTPVSEDMLGRVFNGSGKPIDRGPTVLAEDYLDIMGQPINPQCRIYPEEMIQTGISAIDGMNSIARGQKIPIFSAAGLPHNEIAAQICRQAGLVKKSKSVMDYSEENFAIVFAAMGVNMETARFFKSDFEENGSMDNVCLFLNLANDPTIERIITPRLALTTAEFLAYQCEKHVLVILTDMSSYAEALREVSAAREEVPGRRGFPGYMYTDLATIYERAGRVEGRNGSITQIPILTMPNDDITHPIPDLTGYITEGQIYVDRQLHNRQIYPPINVLPSLSRLMKSAIGEGMTRKDHADVSNQLYACYAIGKDVQAMKAVVGEEALTPDDLLYLEFLQKFEKNFISQGPYENRTVYETLDIGWQLMRIFPKEMLKRIPQSTLAEFYPRDSKH; from the exons CTTATAAAACTGTATCTGGAGTCAACGGGCCATTGGTCATCTTGGATCAGGTGAAG TTCCCAAGGTATGCAGAAATTGTTCACTTAACACTACCAGATGGCACTCAGAGGAGTGGACAGGTTTTGGAAGTCTCTGGTGCCAAAGCTGTTGTGCAG gtGTTTGAAGGAACTTCAGGAATTGATGCCAAAAAAACAAGCTGTGAATTTACAGGAGACATTCTTCGAACACCCGTATCTGAAGATATGCTTG GCCGTGTGTTCAATGGATCAGGAAAGCCTATTGATCGAGGTCCCACAGTTCTGGCTGAAGACTACCTGGACATAATGG GCCAGCCAATTAATCCCCAGTGCCGCATATATCCTGAGGAAATGATCCAGACTGGCATCTCTGCTATTGATGGGATGAACAGTATTGCTAGAGGACAAAAAATTCCAATTTTCTCAGCTGCTGGTTTGCCACACAATGAG ATTGCAGCACAGATCTGTCGTCAAGCTGGGTTGGTAAAGAAATCAAAAAGCGTAATGGATTACAGCGAAGAGAATTTTGCTATTGTATTTGCTGCTATGGGT GTCAATATGGAGACTGCACGATTCTTCAAGTCAGATTTTGAAGAAAATGGTTCCATGGACAATGTCTGCCTCTTTTTGAACTTGGCTAATGACCCAAC aattGAACGTATTATCACTCCCCGTCTTGCTCTGACAACAGCAGAATTCCTGGCTTACCAGTGTGAAAAACATGTACTGGTCATCCTAACAGACATGAGCTCATATGCTGAAGCACTGAGAGAA GTTTCggctgccagggaagaggtaCCAGGTCGTCGTGGCTTTCCAGGTTACATGTATACTGACTTGGCTACAATTTATGAGAGAGCAGGCCGGGTTGAGGGCAGGAATGGATCAATAACACAGATTCCTATTTTGACTATGCCCAATGATG ATATTACTCATCCCATCCCTGATCTGACAGGATATATTACTGAAGGCCAGATTTATGTGGACAGGCAGCTACATAACCGACAG ATTTACCCTCCAATAAATGTCTTGCCTTCTCTGTCTCGATTGATGAAATCTGCTATTGGTGAAGGGATGACCCGCAAAGATCATGCTGATGTATCGAATCAgctg TATGCTTGTTATGCTATTGGCAAAGATGTGCAGGCAATGAAAGCTGTGGTGGGAGAAGAGGCTCTGACACCAGATGATTTGTTGTACTTGGAATTTCTCCAAAAGTTTGAAAAGAATTTCATTTCTCAAG GTCCCTATGAGAACAGAACAGTATATGAAACACTGGACATTGGCTGGCAGCTTATGAGAATCTTCCCCAAGGAGATGCTGAAACGAATTCCACAGAGCACTCTGGCAGAGTTCTACCCCAGAGACTCCAAACACTAG